Proteins co-encoded in one Parus major isolate Abel unplaced genomic scaffold, Parus_major1.1 Scaffold642, whole genome shotgun sequence genomic window:
- the LOC109022440 gene encoding uncharacterized protein LOC109022440: MSVQERPRVLMSVQEHPCAVMSVSERPCALTSVQEHPHALTSVQGPSLCPHERARASLCNNECVRASLCPHECARSVPVQSPAVPRRPCVALGATLVQTPLARPRPLPVPHTSVHGPVRDPQPCSRSHSRSHSRSLPGLAWHERGACPGVSPGLVQGPNPRANSTSSEQILVQGLSSCKDYPCARPKSLCKAQSSCKLHVQVSKSSCKDCFNGRDVPCARPKSSCKAQSSCKARSLCKAQILVQIPLQVSKSLCKDCPRARPKSSCKAQILMQGPILVQGPNPRARPDPRARPKSSCKAQSSCKFHFK; the protein is encoded by the exons ATGAGTGTGCAAGAACGTCCCCGTGTCCTCATGAGTGTGCAAGAGCATCCTTGTGCAGTAATGAGTGTGTCAGAGCGTCCCTGTGCCCTCACGAGTGTGCAAGAACATCCCCATGCCCTCACGAGTGTGCAAGGCCCGTCCCTGTGCCCTCACGAGCGTGCAAGAGCATCCTTGTGCAATAACGAGTGTGTCAGAGCGTCCCTGTGCCCTCACGAGTGTGCAAGGTCCGTCCCCGTGCAAAGCCCGGCCGTTCCACGCCGGCCCTGCGTGGCACTGGGGGCGACCCTTGTGCAAACCCCCCTTGCACGCCCCCGACCCCTCCCCGTGCCTCACACGAGCGTGCACGGCCCTGTGCGagacccccagccctgctcacgCTCACACTCACGCTCACACTCACGCTCACTCCCGGGGCTGGCCTGGCACGAGCGGGGAGCGTGCCCGGGTGTGAGCCCCGGCCTCGTGCAAGGCCCAAATCCTCGTGCAAATTCCACTTCAAGTGAGCAAATCCTTGTGCAAGGATTGTCCTCGTGCAAGGATTATCCTTGTGCAAGGCCCAAATCCTTGTGCAAGGCCCAATCCTCGTGCAAACTCCATGTTCAAGTGAGCAAATCCTCGTGCAAGGATTGTTTTAATGGAAGGGATGTTCCTTGTGCAAGGCCCAAATCCTCGTGCAAGGCCCAATCCTCGTGCAAGGCCCGATCTTTGTGCAAGGCCCAAATCCTCGTGCAAATTCCACTTCAAGTGAGCAAATCCTTGTGCAAGGATTGTCCTCGTGCAAGGCCCAAATCCTCGTGCAAGGCCCAAATCCTCATGCAAGGCCCGATCCTCGTGCAAGGCCCAAATCCTCGTGCAAG GCCCGATCCTCGTGCAAGGCCCAAATCCTCGTGCAAGGCCCAA TCCTCGTGCAAATTCCACTTCAAGTGA